Proteins from a single region of Paraglaciecola sp. T6c:
- a CDS encoding RDD family protein, with amino-acid sequence MSEPIQSATEDAPENPAHLTQKETRNMVTPYAFHVSKSLFGTPLARPIKRAFALIIDAALIGLLSQASNILLALIAAVTFFRAGNRLKKKKRFNVARISLRFVTAILLFLIAAQSIEFVQEVIETPDENQKIRSELVEDDVLGDVELDKVENLALIGLTAKYLFETKSVAKDIEYGKCIEPLVCWTTVGEKLATDLATMPIDKKVAENLFSGYRDAVSDDLSPQQKSQLEVAMTQTYERMYSKSDTKQSDIKQSEIDQSEVNNIDFENAVKARTEGEALPDNLDTNDESKKAGQSAEQKENAQSFFDTLSEIEGPRAQGSSPPSLLAWVQGIAADLGLGFGWAAFYFSIFTAWWHGQTPGKRLLGIQVIKLDGSSLNLWESFGRYGGYGAGIATGLLGFLQIYWDPNRQAIQDKISETLVIDLRNERVEFVHPHTVPEKSSVKSTSNKSTDNE; translated from the coding sequence GTGAGCGAACCAATACAATCAGCTACCGAAGACGCGCCCGAAAATCCCGCTCATTTAACCCAAAAAGAAACACGCAATATGGTCACGCCCTATGCGTTTCACGTTTCTAAGTCCCTTTTCGGTACGCCCCTAGCGCGCCCTATCAAACGCGCGTTTGCACTAATTATAGATGCCGCACTTATTGGCTTATTAAGTCAGGCAAGTAACATTTTGCTGGCACTTATTGCCGCTGTGACCTTTTTTCGTGCGGGAAATCGCTTAAAGAAGAAAAAACGCTTTAATGTCGCGCGAATTTCGCTGCGATTTGTCACGGCCATTTTACTGTTTTTAATTGCTGCACAGAGTATTGAGTTCGTGCAGGAGGTAATAGAAACCCCAGACGAAAATCAAAAAATACGCTCAGAATTAGTCGAAGACGATGTACTCGGCGATGTAGAGTTGGACAAGGTCGAAAATTTAGCTTTGATAGGGTTAACCGCGAAATATCTATTTGAAACCAAAAGCGTGGCTAAAGACATCGAATACGGTAAGTGCATTGAGCCGTTAGTTTGCTGGACGACTGTAGGTGAAAAACTCGCGACGGATTTAGCGACTATGCCCATAGATAAAAAGGTTGCTGAAAATTTGTTTAGTGGGTATCGCGATGCAGTCAGTGACGATTTATCTCCTCAGCAAAAAAGCCAGCTAGAGGTTGCCATGACACAAACGTATGAGCGCATGTATAGCAAAAGCGATACAAAACAAAGCGATATAAAACAAAGCGAAATTGATCAAAGTGAGGTGAACAATATTGACTTTGAAAACGCCGTTAAAGCACGTACTGAAGGTGAGGCTCTCCCTGACAACCTTGATACTAACGATGAAAGTAAAAAAGCTGGCCAAAGCGCTGAACAAAAAGAAAACGCTCAATCCTTTTTTGATACCTTGAGCGAAATAGAGGGCCCACGTGCACAGGGCTCATCGCCACCGAGTCTTTTAGCTTGGGTACAAGGAATAGCTGCCGATCTTGGCCTTGGGTTTGGCTGGGCGGCCTTTTATTTTAGTATTTTCACCGCTTGGTGGCACGGACAAACCCCTGGTAAGCGTTTACTCGGTATTCAAGTCATTAAGCTGGATGGTAGTAGTTTGAATTTATGGGAAAGCTTTGGCCGCTATGGTGGTTATGGCGCAGGGATCGCGACAGGGCTCTTGGGATTTTTACAAATTTACTGGGATCCTAACCGCCAAGCAATCCAAGACAAAATTTCTGAAACGCTAGTGATCGACTTACGCAACGAGCGAGTGGAGTTTG
- a CDS encoding vWA domain-containing protein — protein MLVDFFFKLREYKLKTSLSELMDLLRALQAGVVFADIEAFYYLARLCLVKDESQYDKFDKAFADYFEGVQQIDLFGKDIPEEWLRKEIERHFSEEEKAKIKALGGLDELMKTLKERLAEQEKRHQGGNKWIGTGGTSPFGANGYNPEGVRIGQDKNRNFSAAKVWDKREFKDLAGNVELGTRNIKVALRKLRKFARSGTSEELDMPHTIEGTAKNAGLLDIQMMPIRRNAIKVLMFFDVGGSMDAHIKECEELFSAAHTEFKHLEYFYFHNCVYEGVWKDNKRRGKETMSVFDVIHKYGADYKVIFVGDATMGPYEITYPGGSVEHWNEEPGALWMQRILEHFKHGIWLNPQPQQYWNYYASIGIMQDIMEQRMYPLTIDGLGEAIKALHKK, from the coding sequence ATGTTGGTTGATTTCTTTTTTAAGCTAAGAGAGTACAAGCTCAAAACCAGCTTAAGTGAACTCATGGACTTATTGCGTGCTTTACAAGCTGGCGTGGTGTTTGCCGATATTGAAGCATTTTATTATTTGGCCCGCTTGTGTTTAGTCAAAGATGAAAGCCAATATGACAAATTCGATAAAGCCTTCGCAGATTACTTTGAAGGTGTGCAGCAAATCGACTTATTCGGCAAAGACATTCCAGAAGAATGGTTACGTAAAGAAATTGAGCGTCATTTTAGTGAAGAAGAAAAGGCTAAAATAAAAGCCCTTGGTGGCTTAGACGAGTTGATGAAAACCCTAAAAGAACGCCTTGCCGAACAAGAGAAACGCCATCAAGGTGGCAATAAGTGGATTGGCACTGGTGGCACATCACCTTTTGGGGCAAATGGCTACAATCCTGAAGGTGTGCGGATAGGGCAAGACAAAAATCGTAATTTTTCGGCAGCCAAGGTTTGGGATAAGCGTGAGTTCAAAGACTTAGCAGGCAATGTTGAACTGGGCACTAGGAACATAAAAGTTGCCCTGCGTAAGCTGCGTAAATTTGCCAGAAGTGGCACCAGCGAAGAGCTAGATATGCCTCACACCATAGAGGGCACAGCTAAAAACGCAGGCTTGCTTGATATTCAAATGATGCCTATCCGGCGCAATGCCATCAAGGTGTTGATGTTTTTTGACGTGGGGGGCTCAATGGACGCCCACATTAAAGAGTGTGAAGAGTTATTCTCGGCGGCGCACACGGAATTTAAGCATTTAGAGTATTTCTATTTTCATAACTGCGTGTACGAGGGCGTGTGGAAAGACAACAAACGCCGGGGCAAGGAAACCATGTCAGTGTTTGATGTTATTCACAAATATGGCGCTGACTATAAAGTGATTTTCGTCGGTGATGCCACCATGGGCCCTTACGAAATTACCTATCCTGGTGGCAGTGTTGAGCACTGGAACGAAGAGCCTGGTGCCCTTTGGATGCAACGTATTTTGGAGCATTTCAAACATGGTATTTGGTTAAATCCGCAGCCTCAACAATATTGGAATTACTATGCCTCTATCGGTATCATGCAGGACATTATGGAACAGCGCATGTATCCCTTGACGATCGACGGCTTAGGGGAGGCAATAAAAGCGCTACACAAGAAATAA
- a CDS encoding AAA family ATPase, producing the protein MSFNGTSNYIASDELRLAVNAAITLERPLLIKGEPGTGKTMLAEELAASLGTELIQWHIKSTTKAQQGLYEYDAVSRLRDSQLGDDKVHDIKNYIVKGKLWHAFENTNRPVLLIDEIDKADIEFPNDLLQELDKMEFFVYETRETIKAAQRPIVIITSNNEKELPDAFLRRCFFHYIQFPEQDEMRRIVDVHFPDIKKDLLSQALESFFNLRDIPGLKKKPSTSELIDWLKLLVAEDISPEALKDKDSKKSIPPLYGALLKNEQDIHLFEKLVFMARR; encoded by the coding sequence ATGTCTTTTAATGGAACGAGTAACTATATTGCTAGCGATGAGCTAAGACTGGCAGTGAATGCGGCGATCACATTAGAGCGCCCATTATTGATTAAGGGAGAGCCTGGAACAGGCAAAACCATGCTAGCAGAGGAGCTCGCGGCAAGTTTAGGCACTGAGTTGATTCAATGGCATATTAAGTCGACCACTAAAGCGCAACAGGGATTATACGAATATGATGCCGTGTCCCGATTGCGTGATTCTCAACTCGGTGATGACAAAGTACACGACATTAAAAATTACATCGTTAAAGGCAAGCTGTGGCACGCCTTTGAAAACACCAACCGACCCGTACTACTGATTGATGAGATTGATAAAGCCGATATCGAGTTTCCCAACGATTTACTGCAAGAACTGGATAAGATGGAGTTCTTTGTTTACGAGACACGCGAAACGATAAAAGCGGCGCAACGCCCAATCGTGATCATTACCTCTAATAATGAAAAAGAACTGCCTGATGCATTTTTGCGTCGTTGTTTCTTTCACTACATTCAGTTTCCAGAGCAAGACGAAATGCGCCGCATTGTGGATGTTCACTTCCCTGACATCAAAAAAGATCTGCTGAGCCAAGCGCTGGAGTCATTTTTTAACTTACGTGATATTCCAGGTTTAAAGAAAAAGCCATCTACCTCTGAGTTGATCGATTGGTTGAAGCTACTCGTGGCAGAAGATATTTCTCCTGAGGCCCTAAAAGACAAAGACAGCAAAAAGTCCATCCCTCCTCTTTACGGTGCATTGCTTAAAAATGAGCAAGATATTCATCTTTTTGAAAAACTGGTATTTATGGCGCGCCGCTAA
- the cysK gene encoding cysteine synthase A — translation MQVYDDNSLAIGKTPLVKLNRVTGGNVYAKIESRNPSFSVKCRIGANMIWDAEKRGILTKDKELIEATSGNTGIALAFVAAARGYKITLTMPSSMSLERRKLLKALGANLVLTEAAKGMKGAIAATEELIASAPGKYVPLQQFENPANPEIHEKTTGPEIWNDTDGKVDIFVAGVGTGGTITGVSRYLKNTQGKAITSVAVEPTDSPVITQAKAGEPLTPGPHKIQGIGAGFIPGNLDLDIIDAVEQVTNEESMEMAHRLMKEEGILVGISSGAAVAAAKRWAEKPENADKVIVVLLASAAERYLSSPLFAGEFGDTEEVQ, via the coding sequence ATGCAAGTTTATGACGACAATTCCCTCGCTATCGGTAAAACCCCGCTGGTTAAATTAAACCGTGTTACTGGTGGTAACGTCTATGCAAAAATCGAATCCCGCAATCCGAGCTTCAGCGTAAAATGTCGCATTGGCGCCAACATGATTTGGGACGCTGAAAAACGCGGAATATTAACCAAAGACAAAGAATTGATTGAAGCAACCAGTGGTAATACTGGGATCGCATTGGCATTTGTAGCGGCTGCTCGTGGCTACAAAATTACCTTAACCATGCCAAGCTCTATGAGCCTTGAACGTCGTAAGTTGCTAAAAGCACTGGGGGCGAATCTCGTATTAACCGAAGCAGCTAAAGGCATGAAAGGTGCAATTGCTGCTACTGAAGAGCTTATTGCGTCAGCGCCGGGCAAGTATGTACCGTTACAACAGTTTGAAAACCCAGCGAACCCCGAAATTCATGAAAAAACCACAGGCCCAGAGATTTGGAATGACACTGACGGAAAAGTCGATATTTTCGTAGCAGGTGTTGGCACAGGCGGTACCATTACGGGTGTAAGTCGTTACCTTAAAAATACCCAAGGTAAAGCCATTACCTCTGTTGCGGTTGAGCCAACTGATTCTCCTGTTATCACCCAAGCGAAAGCCGGTGAGCCATTAACTCCAGGCCCGCACAAAATTCAAGGCATTGGCGCGGGTTTTATTCCTGGCAACCTTGATTTGGATATTATCGACGCCGTTGAGCAGGTAACCAACGAAGAAAGTATGGAGATGGCGCATCGATTGATGAAAGAGGAAGGTATTTTAGTGGGGATTTCCTCAGGCGCCGCAGTCGCAGCGGCCAAACGCTGGGCAGAAAAACCAGAAAACGCCGACAAAGTTATCGTTGTCTTACTCGCAAGCGCCGCTGAGCGTTACTTGAGTAGCCCACTTTTCGCGGGCGAATTTGGTGATACCGAAGAAGTACAATAG
- a CDS encoding winged helix-turn-helix domain-containing protein: protein MLESISLQQGRKLVLHAQGLPSKSRSGDPVTHSLHSLEALGYVQIDTISAVVRAHHHTLWNRNPRYHCDHLTQLIANKQAFEYWSHAAAYLPMKDYRYSLLRKNALANGTLDHWYPRNPKLMAHVLRRIHAEGPLMAKDFESASTAFKSKPKDWASKPAKQALEYLFMQGDLMIKERVNFHKVYELTERVLPSDVDVHPPSEQDYWRFLITRFLSANGLGQASEIAYLRKHTKTGIKQTINIMLEAGELIELDVAGLRYYALHSQLDALNTPIKRSQLHILSPFDNLLIQRKRMQTLFTFDYLLECYVPAHKRQFGYFSLPILWDTRLVARMDCKVDRKGKVLHIHHLVLEASLRKLDAFHQALNKSLKAFIAFNHCQTYLLHKTTHLS, encoded by the coding sequence ATGCTTGAGTCTATTTCGTTGCAGCAAGGGCGTAAACTTGTATTGCACGCCCAAGGCCTGCCAAGTAAAAGCCGCTCTGGCGATCCGGTAACCCATTCTTTACACTCCCTAGAAGCCTTGGGGTATGTACAAATTGATACCATTAGCGCTGTTGTGCGCGCCCACCACCATACGTTATGGAATCGAAATCCCCGTTACCATTGTGACCACCTAACGCAACTGATTGCCAACAAGCAGGCATTTGAGTATTGGTCCCACGCGGCTGCGTACCTTCCTATGAAAGATTACCGCTACAGCTTGCTGCGCAAAAATGCGCTGGCAAACGGTACGCTTGATCATTGGTATCCCAGAAATCCTAAATTAATGGCTCACGTGCTCAGGCGCATTCACGCTGAAGGGCCTTTGATGGCTAAAGATTTCGAGAGTGCAAGTACGGCGTTCAAATCAAAGCCAAAAGACTGGGCGAGTAAACCTGCCAAACAAGCGTTAGAGTACTTGTTTATGCAAGGGGATTTGATGATAAAGGAGCGGGTTAATTTTCATAAAGTATATGAGTTAACCGAACGGGTTTTACCCAGCGATGTGGATGTACATCCCCCCAGCGAACAAGACTATTGGCGTTTTTTGATAACCCGATTTTTAAGCGCAAATGGGCTAGGACAAGCGAGCGAAATAGCTTATTTGCGCAAGCATACCAAGACGGGTATAAAACAAACTATCAATATCATGTTAGAAGCGGGCGAACTCATTGAGCTTGACGTAGCAGGTCTCCGCTATTATGCGTTGCACAGCCAGCTAGACGCCCTTAATACCCCTATAAAACGCAGTCAGCTGCACATTTTGTCGCCGTTTGATAATTTGCTTATTCAACGTAAGCGTATGCAAACCCTGTTTACATTCGACTACTTATTAGAATGCTATGTACCTGCCCACAAGAGGCAGTTTGGTTATTTTTCTCTGCCTATTTTATGGGACACCAGGCTCGTTGCCAGAATGGATTGTAAAGTCGATCGAAAAGGCAAGGTCTTGCACATTCATCATTTAGTGCTTGAAGCGAGTTTACGTAAGCTCGATGCGTTTCATCAGGCGCTGAATAAAAGCTTGAAAGCATTTATAGCATTTAATCACTGCCAAACCTATCTCTTGCATAAGACTACCCATTTATCCTAA
- a CDS encoding DUF3703 domain-containing protein has translation MKTNFRKNIRFVVLKELARALDARRKGNYLQEFAHLEHAHVLGQNSTYWHTKVHCLMFAWAKRQADKKECIGQLLRIVGAVSKTAVGALPQGNTGGSNISPFKSLPLQERHARAIARAQAPR, from the coding sequence ATGAAAACTAACTTTAGAAAAAACATTCGATTTGTGGTGCTAAAAGAATTGGCGCGAGCATTAGACGCACGGCGTAAAGGCAACTATTTACAGGAATTCGCCCACCTGGAACATGCTCATGTGCTGGGTCAGAATTCAACGTATTGGCATACTAAAGTTCATTGTTTGATGTTTGCTTGGGCAAAACGCCAAGCAGATAAAAAAGAATGTATTGGGCAGTTATTGCGCATCGTAGGTGCCGTGAGTAAAACGGCAGTGGGCGCCCTGCCCCAAGGCAACACAGGGGGGAGTAATATCAGCCCTTTTAAATCACTTCCATTACAGGAACGTCACGCAAGAGCAATCGCGCGTGCCCAGGCGCCTCGTTAA
- a CDS encoding CBS domain-containing protein — MQVDKLMSVEVVSINMDDTLAHVRVLFEHHRFHHLLVVDKGQLVGIISDRDLLKAISPAVGTASETSKDLAYLKKPAHQIMTRDPVCLSPKSGLLEAIKAFNRYSISCLPIVNINNKPIGILSWRDIFKFIEHNQLEKSHRKQ; from the coding sequence ATGCAAGTAGACAAGTTAATGTCAGTAGAAGTGGTGAGTATCAATATGGACGACACGTTAGCTCACGTAAGGGTACTTTTTGAACATCATCGATTTCATCATTTGTTGGTAGTAGACAAGGGCCAGTTAGTTGGCATTATTTCAGATCGCGATTTACTTAAAGCCATCAGCCCTGCTGTCGGTACGGCATCAGAGACAAGTAAAGACTTAGCTTATTTGAAAAAGCCTGCTCATCAGATCATGACTCGCGACCCTGTTTGTTTATCTCCAAAAAGTGGCTTGCTGGAGGCGATTAAAGCCTTCAATCGATACTCAATTTCTTGCTTACCTATCGTCAATATAAATAACAAGCCCATCGGGATCTTAAGTTGGCGTGATATTTTTAAATTTATTGAGCATAACCAGTTAGAGAAATCTCATCGCAAGCAATAA
- the rrtA gene encoding rhombosortase, translating into MLRLPYALPHSLGPIIICVIATMLFIAEPSSSTWLAFDRESINQGQWWRALTGNFLHTNFNHLLLNLAAVVLLWSLHGQYYHTAHYLLMLGLFSFGVSAGIYYFEPEMQWYVGLSGILHGVFVWGAYQDIKYGVTSGWILMVGVWAKIANEQIAGPSGSIAELIDANVAIDAHLFGAFCGLLVIICSLIKQQKNG; encoded by the coding sequence ATGTTACGACTACCCTACGCTTTGCCCCACTCCCTTGGGCCAATCATAATTTGTGTCATCGCGACCATGCTTTTTATCGCTGAGCCTTCCAGTAGCACCTGGCTAGCATTCGACCGTGAGTCCATAAACCAAGGTCAATGGTGGCGGGCACTAACGGGTAACTTTTTACACACCAATTTTAATCACCTCTTGCTCAATCTGGCGGCCGTAGTTTTGCTCTGGTCACTCCACGGTCAGTATTATCACACCGCTCATTACTTGCTAATGTTGGGGTTGTTTTCGTTCGGCGTCAGTGCGGGGATTTATTATTTTGAACCAGAAATGCAATGGTATGTCGGGCTATCAGGCATTTTACACGGTGTTTTTGTATGGGGCGCCTATCAGGATATCAAGTACGGCGTCACTAGCGGCTGGATCTTAATGGTCGGTGTATGGGCAAAAATAGCAAACGAACAAATCGCAGGCCCAAGTGGGAGCATCGCCGAGCTTATTGATGCAAACGTAGCCATTGATGCACATTTATTTGGGGCTTTTTGTGGGCTCCTAGTCATTATTTGTTCACTTATCAAACAGCAAAAAAACGGCTAA
- a CDS encoding GFA family protein, producing the protein MSQAINLTGHCLCKAIKIAVSDVKPHMEACHCSSCRAWGGGPLLGIDCGTHVTLTSEDDVSVFDSSEWAQRGFCRHCGSHLFYRLKENQQYIMPVGLFDIPEGVKVEFHCQIFSDEKPNYYDFANQTKMMTGEEVFAAFAPKE; encoded by the coding sequence ATGAGCCAAGCGATAAACCTAACGGGACATTGCCTATGCAAGGCAATAAAAATAGCAGTGAGTGATGTCAAACCTCATATGGAAGCCTGTCACTGTTCGTCATGTCGTGCCTGGGGCGGCGGCCCGCTGTTGGGCATTGATTGCGGTACACACGTCACGCTAACCTCTGAGGATGACGTTAGCGTGTTTGACTCATCCGAATGGGCACAGCGCGGGTTTTGCCGCCACTGCGGTAGCCACCTTTTTTACCGCTTAAAAGAAAACCAACAATACATCATGCCAGTGGGCTTATTCGACATACCAGAGGGAGTCAAAGTTGAGTTTCATTGCCAAATTTTCAGTGATGAAAAGCCCAACTATTACGACTTTGCGAATCAAACTAAAATGATGACGGGCGAAGAAGTGTTTGCCGCGTTTGCACCGAAAGAGTAG